From Amblyraja radiata isolate CabotCenter1 chromosome 21, sAmbRad1.1.pri, whole genome shotgun sequence, a single genomic window includes:
- the socs2 gene encoding suppressor of cytokine signaling 2, producing the protein MTCLEAADDVNSMQNERGPQREPGASESDRDRDGDRISAAMADLQKTGWYWGALNANEANEKLKEAAEGTFLVRDSSHRDYILTISVKTVWGPTSLRIEYQDGKFRLDSVILARPKLQRFDSVVDMVEYYVILCRMIQNAQRPALQSGGVQLQLTRPLYSHTPTLQHFCRINIHRATRRTHELPLPTRLKKYLLEYKYQV; encoded by the exons ATGACTTGCTTGGAAGCGGCGGACGATGTGAATTCAATGCAGAATGAACGGGGTCCTCAGCGAGAGCCGGGGGCGTCGGAAAGCGACCGGGACCGAGACGGGGACCGCATCTCGGCGGCCATGGCTGATTTACAGAAGACAG GATGGTACTGGGGAGCTCTTAATGCGAATGAAGCGAACGAGAAGCTAAAGGAGGCGGCTGAAGGCACCTTCCTGGTGAGGGACAGCTCACACCGCGATTACATTCTCACCATCTCTGTAAAGACGGTTTGGGGACCGACCAGCCTGAGGATCGAATACCAAGACGGCAAGTTCAGACTGGACTCGGTGATTCTTGCACGACCAAAGCTGCAGCGGTTTGACAGCGTGGTGGACATGGTGGAGTACTATGTGATCCTGTGTCGGATGATACAGAACGCTCAGCGTCCTGCTCTGCAAAGCGGCGGTGTCCAGCTGCAACTGACCAGACCGCTGTACAGTCACACGCCAACACTGCAACACTTCTGCCGCATTAATATCCATAGAGCAACCAGAAGGACTCACGAACTTCCTCTCCCCACCAGACTCAAGAAGTACTTGTTGGAATACAAGTATCAGGTTTAA